Proteins from a genomic interval of Sphingobacterium sp. SYP-B4668:
- a CDS encoding sensor histidine kinase, giving the protein MLLRVINGRSQSLNVRMLQELSAEKALLIQKEFDILDQNVFLIQELANTGDYNAIDHLIGRGRKGDFIMAYQVWSPEGRKLHHSWSAKGTDLANLLPSEILQGSPSMPDSVILVKTGQSLYVSRGYALKDKNLRVYIDLLKLNEYFMNSKLSVRAYFELYDVNGWCLIHPDIKKVGQRDVKKISMVKEKQDTVLMSDYINLKVLVQKYKIEGILGPTEALISVLFLLTDEDIEGIGHLSLFLGLTMLGVVLLLSYILYRERQKIFRLEMEGLHHQKEEAVFKLERLREKMDPHFLFNTLGTLQQLIKKDSELAQTFVSKLSKVYRRFLTQDDGELSPIATELALAEEYFFLQKIRFGAGLQPLDVQVGQDIYAGKIPKLGLQMLIENAIKHNEISTTHPLSIKIEVEDGRIVVVNTLNLRRSADESNGYGIPYLKNVYKYHGVEGFEVIQSGHAFKVYLPIL; this is encoded by the coding sequence ATGCTATTACGTGTAATTAATGGTCGGTCACAGTCGCTCAATGTGAGGATGTTACAAGAGCTGAGTGCCGAGAAAGCCCTGTTGATCCAGAAAGAATTTGATATTCTGGATCAAAATGTGTTTTTGATTCAAGAATTGGCCAATACGGGTGATTACAATGCGATTGACCATTTGATCGGTCGCGGAAGAAAAGGGGATTTTATAATGGCTTATCAAGTTTGGTCACCAGAAGGGAGAAAACTTCATCACAGTTGGAGTGCAAAGGGTACCGATCTTGCGAATCTGTTACCCTCCGAAATCTTGCAGGGGTCACCTTCTATGCCTGATTCAGTTATCCTAGTGAAAACCGGACAGAGCTTGTATGTGAGTAGGGGGTATGCTTTGAAAGACAAGAACCTCAGAGTCTACATAGACCTTTTGAAGCTCAATGAATACTTCATGAATTCCAAATTGAGTGTGCGGGCTTATTTCGAACTTTATGATGTAAATGGTTGGTGTCTTATTCATCCTGATATCAAAAAAGTGGGACAGCGAGATGTGAAAAAAATTTCGATGGTCAAGGAGAAGCAGGATACGGTATTGATGTCCGACTATATAAATTTGAAGGTGCTTGTGCAGAAATATAAAATAGAAGGGATATTGGGACCTACTGAGGCCCTTATATCTGTTCTCTTTTTATTGACGGATGAAGATATAGAGGGAATCGGTCACCTTAGTCTATTTTTAGGACTTACTATGTTGGGAGTGGTCCTGCTATTGTCTTATATCCTGTATCGGGAAAGGCAAAAAATCTTTAGGTTGGAGATGGAAGGGTTGCACCATCAAAAGGAGGAAGCCGTGTTTAAACTGGAACGCTTGCGTGAAAAGATGGACCCACATTTTCTTTTTAACACGCTGGGCACCCTGCAACAGCTTATTAAAAAGGATAGTGAATTGGCGCAGACATTTGTGTCTAAACTGTCGAAAGTCTATAGGCGATTTCTAACACAGGATGATGGTGAACTATCTCCTATAGCCACTGAGCTTGCCTTGGCGGAGGAATATTTCTTTCTTCAGAAGATTCGATTTGGAGCGGGGCTCCAACCCCTGGATGTGCAGGTAGGGCAGGATATATATGCAGGAAAGATACCCAAATTGGGTTTACAGATGCTTATCGAAAACGCTATTAAGCATAATGAAATTTCGACAACCCATCCGTTGTCAATCAAAATTGAAGTCGAAGATGGGAGAATTGTGGTGGTCAATACTTTGAATCTAAGACGGTCTGCGGACGAGTCAAATGGGTATGGTATTCCATATTTGAAAAATGTCTATAAGTATCATGGTGTTGAGGGATTTGAGGTTATTCAAAGCGGACATGCTTTTAAAGTTTATCTCCCTATCTTATAA